Genomic DNA from Setaria italica strain Yugu1 chromosome V, Setaria_italica_v2.0, whole genome shotgun sequence:
TGACGCGTTCGACCTGTGCTGCCCCGTCCTTATTGCCTCTCGGCGGCCGCAGGCGGACGAGCTGGAGGGACCGCGGTGGCGAGCGAGCGCTGGACCGTGGCGTGACAGCGACAGCATCGGCGGAGAAGCAACACCCCTCCTTTTCAGGCGCGCGTCATCGAGCTCATATGGCTCGACGGCACCGAGACACCCAGCCAACTTTGCCGCCATCCATTCTCATCTCATCTGAGGATTATTGTTTCGGCAAGGGACCAAGGAGGCGACAGCCATCTCTTTAGTTTGGAGATGGGCTGATGGCTAAATATCTTTTAACAAATGGATGGGAAACTGTGTCGAGAATTTTCTAGCTTTTCACTCGAGAAGACCTAGCTTATCCTGCCTTCTCcctctgttttcttttctttttcatttttttacagAGTCCTTTAACTGTTTTTTAATGTAAtaacaaagaaacaaaatggAAAAGAGAGAGACATAACTTCAACATAATTCAAAGGATGGCCCAATTGTCCCTGAAAGGGATCCAACGAGCTCGTCAAATAAAGGCCCAACATTGACGGAACTAAAGATCCTCCACGCCGCGCAAGCACGCGAAGCCCAGTGCATTTCACTTCCTCTTGTGGATTCCGTAGCCCAACTATCATTGAAATCTTTTCAGCCCCGAACAGTAATGGCCCACTCTTTTTTTCTTCATAGGCCTCAGCTTGTGGCTGTTCTATTCCTTTCATTTTGTGGGCATTGGGCTTCTACTCTATTTGTTTTGTTTGTGGGCTGTTTTTACTTCCCACGTCACACGGTGCGGTCATCTAATGTCATTATCTTCAACTATGAGTAAGTGAAAATAACAATGTTTAGACTTCTCAGTTTGTTTCTTATGGTAATGGATGTATTCATTTTTTTTGCTTAATCTTTGTCTGGATCGATCTAAACATCTAGTCTTGTTTAGTTTCTATGTAATCAAACTTCTTAGGTCAAAGACGTTTTTTATCCCATGATTTAGAATCGGGTACCATTTCCTCTATGCTCTATTAAGCAATTTCCATTTCAGATGTGCAATGCATCAAAGTTTATCATCATTAAAGACATATTCACATGTTGGGTAGTAATACCGGccattttattttaaaaaatacatGTTCATCAATGGAGTTCTTCTACTTTAGATGGGGTAAAAAAAGGTCGATGTGTTCTATGCTTCTAttcagttgattttttttcaagctTAATCCTATTAAGTTTGGCTCAAACTTGAAAGCTTTTCGGTCACTTTTTCTAGACGAGACAACAAAGCTACAGGTATGCCATACTTTTGTTAGATGAAAAACTCAATGgagaacaaaatgaaaaaaaaagtttggttGCTAGCTAGGCACTCCTTTCAATGTTTTGTTGTGACAATAGACCTATTGATGCATGTGGTCAAGCTTTTAATTTCTTTGAGAGGAAAATTCTTTTAAAGGAATTTTTACAcgaaatattttaaaaatgttAAACACCGGTGCATGTAAAGGTATTTAGATTTGTCATCTTAGAATTGCGTAACTAGTTTCCTCATAAGAAACAACTATGTACATTATACTGTTCACGTTAGAAGTTCTAGTTTATATGATGTTTTACATTATATTGTTTATCAAAATATGCATACCGGAGAAAATAAACAGTTGCTAGACGAAGAGGTGACAAGGTAGGGTGCGTAGGAGTACTGTAACCGAGCCGATCGactacatttttttaaaaacgaCGCACAGGAAAATTGGTATAGCAGAAAATACAGTCCTAGGAGGCCATagcatgaaaagaaaagaaaaaaaaaagactcacccggttggattgggacatcaaagCGGGTCACCACTCAACTCAAATGCGGCCTTCCCACTCCACTCTCCACGTcagcacccaccaacattcacgCTCATTTATTTGCCGAAAACATCCAAGCGTGACCCTGTGTTGATAGTGAACCGATAGAAACAGACTCCACCGCACCGAAAAGgccatgcgggaccctccgTTGTAGTGCTGCTGCAAAACCACCCTCCACCTGACGGAGTGAAACCACCGAATCCGAACCTCTCGCAAGTtacctcgcagtcgccaccatgataacacaacgcgcgggggtctcgccacatccgctgttggactccacctcgctcttgtcgcctcgaagaaacaccgTGCACGGGAGCCTCGCCTCTCCCGCCACGGTACTCCAcgtcacggatccgtttcttttgtcgtcgtcagagtggtgagcaatgCTGCCCCGCTCACCAGATCTCCATCGACCAACCAAGCCGCCACTGCAAGTCGACTTCGCCTCGTTGCTTCGCCCGCGCTAAAACATCCGCCGCCAAGTCAACAAACCAGAGAAGCCacttgcgccgtcttccgacgatgtaccgAGTAGCCCAGCAAAGCTCAGCAACCAGCCGcgatccgctgcaagcctagttgtcCCATGATGTCGTTGCCGCAAGCGCCATCCTCTGACGCAGTCCCATGCCGCATTGACCATTGCCAAACAACACCAGCcaccgcggtccgctgcaagtagccaaaacaaacaaccatacgacaacccctggccgccgcccTACCTGCGATCGCCTCCACATGGCTTTGACAACACTCGTCTAGCTTGCCACGCGGCAAAAGTGCCGCCACCAGCTGCGGCTGCCCATGACCAACGGACCAGCAATGTCATAAATCGAGATAGGTCTCTAGAGACGtacctccaaggagggcacaaCGCCAATGGCGCCGTCGTATCTTGTCCAAGGTCTGGATAGGGTTTTCACCTAGAGTACCCCGTGCAACAGGGTTGTAGCTCAGACATGACGCCCTCAATGGGGAGAATGACACCCTAGGGCGccgccgtcatctccaccagcaaATGCCGGTGAGGGCTTTCGCCCTGAGCATCCCAAACCCTCGCTGCATGCTCACGGCTCGACACTCTCGAACCACTGTCATGACAGCCCATTTGGGGCGGCATCGCCACCGCACCTCAGCCTTCGCTTGCTTGCTTCCACGTCACCATGCAGCACACCGGGTCCCCACTCCTCACAACCTCCTCCATGCCACGCGAGCCCCCACCAGAGCTAAGCCGCCTTTCTCTCCTGTCGCAGCCTCCGCAACTCCTCAGCCGAGGAGAGGTGACCCAACGACACCCGCAGCACCACCTCGATGCTACCAGTGCGCTCCTACGCCAGGTGTCCCTGCCGTGCCTCCATGGCGTCGCTAGCACACCTTGCACAGGAGCTGTCGTGCCCCTGACCTGTCACTCGCCCCACAGCCGCCATCGTGCTGACGCTGTGCAACCATGCACCAGACCGGCTGCTCTCCGTCCACCGTCGCTGGCTGGTGCTCTCCTTCACCCACTTGGCACCACCTCCCTCCGCGCCCGGGGCTAGCCTTCGCGAGCCACGCCACTCAACCTCCTTCGCGCTGACGCTGTGGAGCCACGCGCCGGCCTCCATCCGTATGCTGCCGCCGGCCGATCCTCTCCTTCCCCCGCGCGgcacctcctcacctccatgTTGTGACGCCGTCGCTGTCACCGTCGCCATCGGCCCCTGCCACCACAGCCTAGACCCTCCGCGTGCCCCGTTAGACCGGAAGCTGCTGCCAGAGCCCGACGATGAAGACGCGCCGGACGACCGCCGTCCGGAGTAGCCACCAACACCGCTTCTCTTGCCGCCGTCCCGGTCCCTCCTCCTTACTGTCACCACTGACGCcacgtcttcctcgtcctcgagCCCAGGCCCTCCATGCGCCCCAGCTCCTTCTCGCCGGCCCCGCACATCCGCTTCTCTACGCATCCGGGAttggccgggggcggcggatccgggggcgggAAGGCCGGATCCGCTCACGGCGGAACCGGATCCGGGACGCCGCTGTGCCGCTCGGCACCTAGCGCCATTCTCAGGAGCCGCCAGTATGCCCCATCGCCGCCATCCTCGGGAGTCGGATGGGCTTCCGGCAACCCCTCCGGCGATGAGGTGGGGATGAGAGGAGGTGAGGTAGGTTGCCGGCGGCAACTGGGGCACCACCTGTGTCGCCCGCGGGGAGTGACGCGGGGGCTCGGAGCTTGTTCTCACAACTGTAATCTTTGGGACTAGCCGATCGACTACTAGTAGTGCAGAATTGAAATGGAATCCTAAGCTTTGGCAGCATTTGCGGTAGAGGCCAAATTATTCCTGATCGATGTCACGGGTGTAAGCGGTGTAAAGCTCACGCCGTCATGATTCACATGGCTAACCTGACATGTTTAACCCGCCCAAGATCCTTTCAAATTAATCACGCTCCAGTGTCCAACATGTCATGCTGCCGCGAAACAGTAAATTTCACCCCTCCTCTGCTTTCAATGATGTGAATCATGAGATCGACCAATGAATCGATCTGCTTCTGCTTTTTGTATAGCACCCGCTACTACATTTAATGGTTTAATCGTTATTACCCTCAGTAAAATAACGCCCAATGAAGTCTACTAGTTCTGTAGACGAATGATAATCTCTACGCTGCCAAGTTGATCGTGACCGCGAACGACAGCGCCAGCGCGTCGTCTCCGACGATGACGGCGCTGGCGCCCGCCGGCACGACGGTGTACGCCGTCTCCTCGACGATCGCGAAGTCCCTGCACACGTTGAGCGTGAAGGGCACCTCGACGACGGCCCCCGCGGGCACGAACACCCTCCGGAACGCCACCAGCTGCTTCAGCGGCGCGTCGCCCacctcggccggcggcgcggtgtACACCGGCACCACGTgaccgccgcccacgccgccggtgTTGCGCACCGTGACGGCGAAGCTCACGACCTCGTCGCACCTGTGGCTGGCGACGTTGAGTGCcgggcacgccggcggcggcgacggcgcggcgcccGCCTTGTAGGTGAGCGTCTTGCAGTGCTCCCACGCGCCGATTGGGACGGTGAccgtggcgccggcggtggccgacGCGTAGCTGAAGGTGGTGTAGCTGAGGCCGTGGCCGAACGGGTAGAGCACCGCCGGGCCGCCGTAGAACTTGTAGGTCCGGCCGGGGTAGCCGTGCGCCGCGTCGGGACGCAGCGCCATGGACGTCATTGGGATTTGGTTCACGTACTCGTTCTTGAACCATGTCAGCGGCAGCCTGCCCCCTGTTTTGTGATGATCCAAGAAGAACGAAATTGTTTCAGAAACATTATTTTTGCAGATGTAGTGAATATATACGATATGAATTTGTAAAGCAATTACGCACCTGGGTTGTGTTTGCCGAAGAGGACGTCGGCGATGGCCGTGCCGCCTTCCTCGCCGGGGTACCCGGCCCAGACGATGGCGCCGATCTTCGGGTTGCTCTGCGCGAAGGAgacgtcgacgccgccggccgacATGATCACCAGGACGATTGGGTGCGGAGAGGCCTCGGCGACGGCACTGATCCATGTGGTCTGGTTCCACGGCAGGAGGAGATCCTCCCTGTCGTTGCTCTCCCTCTCCACGCTCATGTTCAGGCCGGCGATGACGATGGTCGTGTCGCCGAGCTTCGCCGTCCTGGCTGCTCTGCCCATCCCTTCCGCCGTGTCACACCCCCCGTTGTCGCAGGCGTGCACGTACGTGGCGTTCACCATCTTCCTTATGGCGTTGTATGGCGTCACAACCCTGCAAGGTTTACCTGTGTCGTTCAAGGTAGAAATCAAGAATGTTAGACGACAGGAACAGCATCGACAATAGTAACTTTTTGGTCTAACTGTCGAACAGTCAACAGTAAGAAACAACAGTACGCAGTGATTTTTTTCGCGAAAGTTACCTCGGTAGTCTCCGAGCATGACGTCCGTGGCATTGATGTGTTCCAACAGGCCAACTAACGACACGGAATTAATCCTGTTGGGGTCCAATGGGAGGCGGCGGGCATCGTTCTTTAGGAGGATCATCCCCTGcctggcggcgtcggcggctaGCTCCTTGTGCTCCTCGGTGCagacgtcgccggcgccgagggACTCGAACTCCGGCATGCCGTCGAAGAAGCCGAGGCGCATGAGGGTGAGGTAGACGTTGGTGAGCGCGTTGTCGACGTCGGCCTCCTTGATCTTCCCCTGGCGCACGGCGTCGACGCCGTAGGTGGTGAAGAAGTCCCGTGCGCCCTCCCAGAACATGCCGCAGTCGAGGTCGAGCCCGGCcttcatggcggcggcggtggcctcgACGCCGGTGAAGTTGAGCCATTTCGCGTCCCGGACCATGACGCGCACCGAGTCGCAGTCGGAGACGATGTAGCCGTGCAGCTGCCACTGGCCCCGGACGGTTTCCGACAGGAGGCGCGCGTCGGCGCAGGCCGGGATGCCGTTGACGCGGTTGTAGGAGCACATGACGCAGctggcgtcgccgtcgcggatGCACATCTCGAAGGGGCGCTCGAAGGTCTCGACCATGTCGCGCTCCTGGACCCGCGCGTCGAAGGTGAGGCGGTCGGCGTCGAACCACGCGTCCACGTCGTAGGCCGCGAAGTGCTTGCAGCAACTGGACACCTTGATGGGCCGTGAGAACGGGTCCCGctccccggcggcgacggcgccggtgGAAACGTCCTGCATCCCGCGGACGAAGTTGACGGCGTAGCGGCCGACGAGGAAGGGGTCCTCGCCGGGGGTCTCGCTGGCGCGGCCCCACCGCGGGTCGCGCACCACGTTGATGTTGGGGCTCCAGTAGGTGAGCTCGGCGTGGCCGAGGTTGTACATGGCCCTGATCTCCGTCGACACCGCGCCGCCGATGGCACGCCACAGCGACTCGTTGAACGCGGCGGCGCTGTTGATGACGAGTGGGAAGCTGGTGGCGCCGGGCACCACGTCGCCGAACCACGTCCCGCCCGGGCCGACGTCGGACACGCCGTGCAGCGCCTCACCCCACCACTTGTACGGCGGGAGGCCGACGCGGGCCGCGCCCTCGGCCTTGTCCCCGAGGTTCCTCACCTTCTCCTCCAGCGTGAGCTGCCCCACCAGGTCGCGCACCCGGTCGCCGTACGGCAGCGACGCGTCGCAGTACCGGAAGCGCGACATGTCGAGGCCCAGCGCCGCGAACCGCGCCGGGTCGCACACTTTGGTGTAGTTCCTCCCGTTGGTGGTGATGGGaccgcgcccgccggcgccggcgccggcggccgcgggagAGGCGGCGGCAATAATGGCGCACAGAAGGGCGGCCAGGAGTGCGGGAGGGAACCGGCGGAACGAGGAGGATGCCGATGCCATTGTGGCAAGAGGCATCCTCTGCTCCGGGAGGCTCGGGCTGGACGAGGAGTGAACAGTTCCATGGGGGCGGTGTATATAGGAACTAGGAAGGGAGGGTGTGACCGAGTGACGAGCTTCGTCTGCGACATGAGCACGCAAGGAGCGTGGAAGCTAAAAAAAAGACGGACCAGCTGGAATCCGGGAAATTCAGTGCGGTTGTTTATAACAGGATGAACAGCATGGTGCGCTTCAGGATCGTCTTGTCTTTGCTTCGCCAGGACAAGCTGTAAACCGGCAAGGGCATTAAGGCGTTCACGTTCCGGCGCCAGCGAGGATGATAGGATAGGATACGATGATGATAGGGcatacggagggagtaacttCTTGGGCTCTTGGCAAATTAACCAGCATAAGAGACGATACGATTATGGTCTGATGTGCACCCAAGTTAGGAGGAAGCTTGCCGTTGCCTTTTTACTCTGGTCGTCGCCTGCTTGTCTAGAACCGAGTGAGTTTCCGGCAGGTAAGACCGTAAGACATGTGCGACATCAGATTTGCAAGTGCAAGTAATAGGTGCTCGAAGTCTAAGAGGAGAGCCGTGAATTAGACAATCTTAAAATTCTTAACATATGACTTTCACTATTTGCTtcaaaatataaactagatcaCGCTATCTAGATATGCAACTAAGATTGATCCAGTGAAACTTCTcacccaaaacaagttttgcaaacTAAAGCCAATCCTATAAAGGCTCTACTCTAGTAAGTAAAGCAGTCAAGTTGCAAgatatgaaatgcggaaacatAGAGGAGTAGGTTAGGAAGGATGCAAACTTAGGCACGACAATTTATCCCGTAGTATCGGTAGGCAAATGCCACCCCTAGTCCACGTTGGAGCTCCAGCGAGGATATGCttccggtcaccaagtctctcccggtCAAGATTTTGGACTCGCCACAAAGGCTCGTGCCAAGCCGGATGAGAAGCTTGCCACTAAGGCAAGACgcaccactccctctcttccggTCACTTTGACGCCGTCTTCACTAAGGAGTTTGTCCACCAAAGAAGGGGTCTCCTCGTCCCCCGCACACGGTCGTCGACGCCACTCCACACCAAgtcggagggtcgaagacttgccaaCGAGCCACAAAGGCTCCAAGGTaccggcacaccttgtacagttgtggttcactccttgaaccgatcacaaggtagcaacaccttgcactctctcttctATAGGCCTATcatagcactaatcactcttctaagcaTGTGCTAAGGCTTTGATTaatcacttatgcacttttggtggcttggatgtgtttttgatgagtcttgatctccaatgggTTCCTGCACACTCCAACAACTCcaatgggcgagtggagggggtataaatagctcaAGGCATCAAAGAGTCGTTGCTCAaacggctagttaaagtgtaccatcagaTGTTTCAATGGTATGCATTTTGTAGTATCGGAACATCCAGTGCTACTAGCCATTGATCTCCCCGCGCCCAAATTCCTTATCGACGCAATCCACTGACTCATTCGTTGCGCACCAATTCATCCGCTGCTTCTTCCGACGCCACCATCGGATTATCCGATGCTGATGGTTCTTTGCCCAAAACATCTCTGGAACTTGGCAAAGTAAATATTCTTCATCCGACGGTCACCGAACCAATGCATCGGATCATGGTGCTTGGTCGACTTTCTTCTTCACGATTCGTCCGATGCATCTAGAAATCAGGCAATCAGATCATCCGATGGTCCTAGTTGACTTGTCTCTTACGCAACGTACCAAAACGTCCGATGGTTGCTCCGATACTTTTCACAAGGGCCATTAGAACATCCGATGGTCACAATTTCCTTCTGCAGGCTTGTCATCGACTGATTTGGCTCTCTCCTTGCCGTTAGCAAAAGAGTAGGTGACTAAAGTAaatgttgttttctttgtttttttcttgtctTTTATTGTGGTTGCTTCCTTAAGACCTAGAATCCCTTCAAGACATATTCTAAACATTTTATTAGTCCTAATGATCATGTTGTCATATAATCACCAACATCATAAACAAATGGTCTAATGGGGCCATGTTCATTATAGCAGGAACTTTTGTTCGTCCGGGTTACTTACTTTGCCACACACGTCAAGCCATGCATGGCTTGCGGTCGATGAATGATGCGTACAAGAAGACTTGCAGCACATGCGGCTGGATCTGTGTTGGTCGGGCCTTGACCTCGCCCCGTGGCGCATGTGGGGGAGGTGATGCAAAACGACGACGAACCACCAGGCTGGAGCCCCCGGGCTGTACTGCTAGTTCACCTCACCTCGTGCTCGCGGCTTGGCCGGTAGTCTGGTTCCAACCAGCTGTCGGTGGGCAGGCGCAGGCTGGTTTATTCCTTACCGGTCGGCCGCCCTCTTCGGCCATGGCCTATCTACTGTTTGATAGCGAGCGATCGACCCCCACAAGCGGCTGCAGACTCTGATCTTTGAATGTGGAGTGACTGAGTGAACTCAAGGGTTGTACCTTTTGGTGCAAAACTGCAGATATAGATGTCTATGTAGCCCGCGGCCCATTAGCCTAGCACGGAGCCCTTTTTTTGCTTGAACCTAGCCCGGCTCGGCTCGAAGTTCTTCGAGCCCGTGCTGGCTTGGCCCGGTAGCTCGTGCCGGACGTGGGCCGCCACCCCGGCACGATGGGCAGCCTGGCCCGACACGATTTTTAGAGGCTGACCCAAGATGGCCCGTTAACTCCTTCAAACCTTATCCAATTATCCTCACCCTGTCTCAAAATCCCACCCACATAATGCCTCCCCGGCTCCCCTGCCATCTTCCCGAGTGCCAACCTCCCTTTCCCCTCCagccctccgcctcccctccatcctccccttcctctccagcCTCCATCTCCCTGCCTCCCCTCTAGCCTCTACTTCCCTCCGGCGCTGGCGCGCAGGGAGTAGGCTGGGGCCGCCGGTCtacctctcctcccctccgccaccGCTCGTCTTCCTTGCTGCTATCGAACCTCTTCGGTCTGCCGCCCGCTACTGCCATGCCCCGTCGATAGCCCCTCGTCCTGAGGCAGCCACTCGAAGGTCGCCCAATCCAGGCATCCCCAGATCCGCCGGATGGCACCAGGACCCATGAACCGGTAGTCTCCAAgcctctccaccaccaccaccaagggAGCCCGACGCTACTTCCACGGGTAGGCTTCGCGTCACTCCCAATGGATGTGCCCATCATCGGCCTCTCCGGGAAGCTCGACGGCCAGGGCAGGGTGCATGGTGGCAGCATCACCACCTGCTATCCATCTTCCCCAAGAAGACCGATCGCGGCCGCCGTACCACACCGCTACAACCCCGGGCCGGTCGCCTCCGCTGCCACCCATGCTGCCGCAACTTCCACCGGCCCCCTCCGTGGCCGGCACCTTTCCGTCCCACCCGGGCAGCACGGGCCTAACGAACTCATCGTGCTTTACGGGCTAGCCCGACACAAAATGGACTCGTGGGCCTGTGCCTGGGCTGTTGGTGCAGCCCGTGGGCTAGCACGGCCCGGCACGGTAGAGGCATAGTGCAGGGCTAGGCCTAGCATGAAGTTGGCCGGGCCTAGCTGGGCCCGTGCTAGGCTGGGTTGGGCCGCCCATTTTGACATCTATAACTGTAGATGGatataagagcaactccaacaggaTGGTCATTTGGCTCTCCAAGCTAAAATTTGTCAAGTTTGCTAGAAAATCAGGCTCCAACAAAGTTGCCATCGGACTTGCCAAATGCTCCCCCACACTCTCCAAACTTGGCAAGCGAGTTTGTCTTGCCAAATGTGCAAAATGGAGGGTGTAAAATGGAGAGTCTGTTGTGGTGTGAAATGGTGAGGTtgttggagtggatggagagtgtaGATTTTTAAAGAGGAAACTAACTATTGAGATTTGGAGAGTGGAAAATGGATAGTCTGTTGGAATGAGCAACTCAATATGAAGATGAATCATTTTGCCAACTTGGATAGAGAGTCAAATGGAGAGTTAAAAATGGATAgtctgttggagttgctcttacttACATATACGGCGGTGATGAGGCATGTGTTGTCGTGTTGTGTTTCTAGGACGTGCGCCATAATAAACACAACAAGAGTAAGTGCACTGACACGTCCACGTTTCGCTAGCGATGACACGGAATGATTCTCGAATGACCGACAAACACCTGCTTGTCGTTAAGGTGATTTAGTCCATCAACCtatgctcccgcacgggctaatattttaaaagctattgtatttgaaaattatttaaaattaaaatcctaactaataatcaaaattatttacctactactcaTTTTTtaaatacttcaacataatactcatatagatgtgtacttatctttatccagttgtgattaatttttaattagtaattactctatacacttttccATTCATATTCACACTTTTTTTATTTCGTattgcacctccatacattatgtttagcacaaaaatcaatattttccaTCACTTCCTcctatacatgtataaatggtctatatggtgacactcatcatgcgtatataccttagcTTAGTATTTCCATATTAATAATGACACAAATatgtaatttaaaatcatatattacttTACTTTTGAACATTTCTAtacgatgcacatgaagataattagattaagatttaggtgtttactttaaattatttttaataacgacatgcgtgggtaacttagaagaaatttagaatgacattttaacttatgctttataatgatatgcatgagtaaattggatgagattatggggttactttagattatttttataatgagagagctcagtaatttagatataggtttagagtttattttagaatattttcaaaaTGATAGTGGTgtgtaactttttagaaaatataatagaccaataattatgattattagagtttacatgattgatgtTTGGTATTTCCGATTTTCatgagaatttttagaatttgtttttttttttctagcatgtcttgtgagaactaatgtggagtctccaatggaaaaaaaataaggccacattgctacaaaactattaccttgagctatCTCTCATTTGtaaaatattcgaacacaatacttatataaatatatacttattattttcatctgattgtgatagattttagttagtaatttgtctataatgttttcatccaaatttataatctttaacttttcactttgcatcacagttgcatttgaatttatttaatggaacccaaatttgagctataattaTAACacagaaatctatattctcatcacttcctctatatctttgtAAATAGTGACGCACATCATGCGTACATACCTTAATTATCATATCATATACCAATTGTGTAggaaatagatgatttagaatcatatgttGGTGTGTATTTTAACATAACTAAGGTAATTTTCATTCAAATGTATGGTtacctcatattatttttaataatggcatatatatgtgggttactttaagttatttttaagtattagtggtcgGCAATTTAGTGGCAAATTTaggggattttttttaataatggcatatatATGTggttaatatagatgcaaatttaagggttactttaagttaattttaagtattagtggtcggcaatttagttgcaaatttaggggattATTTTAGATATTATTTAATatcataagtgggtaattttgatgaagattagggggttattttagattattttatataacaacagaggtggataatttagatacatatttagggggttactttaaactatttttataatggcataggtgggtatttttttagaaaacacaatAGATCTAatgactatgatgatttgagtctacagattgatggccagatgttttgctttttggtgagaatttttagaatttctctCCTTTTTAAAGTATCAACCTAGAATTCTGGTGGTTTCACCTGGAGGCATAAAAAACCTAATAAGATACGTTTCGTTTGCGCCCAGCTGTTCAGATCCTTTGCGAAAGTTTGGCACATGGTTTTTGATAGACACAAAGGCCCTCAAGttcaagaggaggaagaaacgaGTCCTCCTTGGCCATTGGTTATTTGAGATGTTTAAACTAGTCCTCCTAGTTTTCCTTTAGGTTTTCCCTTTTGTAgttttctattttgttttttttcttctgtagTTTTTTCCTTTGTACAGCAGTTTGTAGAGTTCTTTgtttatttatatataaaaatatcatATCAGTAAGGGATGGATTTGGTGTCAGGACAATCCAATATAGAATCCATGCATGTGCGTATGCTTTGGTGGTTAGTGCGATAACAGAGCCGGGACGTACGTTGGGTTCCACCACGCCATCGCCAAGCTAGTCTTCCTGTCGACTCTCGCCTTTTACTTGGGTCGTCGTCGCCTGTGTTGTGTAGCGCCGAGTGTATTTCTGGCAGGGTAAGGCATGTGCGAGATGGGG
This window encodes:
- the LOC101772162 gene encoding beta-xylosidase/alpha-L-arabinofuranosidase 1; this encodes MPLATMASASSSFRRFPPALLAALLCAIIAAASPAAAGAGAGGRGPITTNGRNYTKVCDPARFAALGLDMSRFRYCDASLPYGDRVRDLVGQLTLEEKVRNLGDKAEGAARVGLPPYKWWGEALHGVSDVGPGGTWFGDVVPGATSFPLVINSAAAFNESLWRAIGGAVSTEIRAMYNLGHAELTYWSPNINVVRDPRWGRASETPGEDPFLVGRYAVNFVRGMQDVSTGAVAAGERDPFSRPIKVSSCCKHFAAYDVDAWFDADRLTFDARVQERDMVETFERPFEMCIRDGDASCVMCSYNRVNGIPACADARLLSETVRGQWQLHGYIVSDCDSVRVMVRDAKWLNFTGVEATAAAMKAGLDLDCGMFWEGARDFFTTYGVDAVRQGKIKEADVDNALTNVYLTLMRLGFFDGMPEFESLGAGDVCTEEHKELAADAARQGMILLKNDARRLPLDPNRINSVSLVGLLEHINATDVMLGDYRGKPCRVVTPYNAIRKMVNATYVHACDNGGCDTAEGMGRAARTAKLGDTTIVIAGLNMSVERESNDREDLLLPWNQTTWISAVAEASPHPIVLVIMSAGGVDVSFAQSNPKIGAIVWAGYPGEEGGTAIADVLFGKHNPGGRLPLTWFKNEYVNQIPMTSMALRPDAAHGYPGRTYKFYGGPAVLYPFGHGLSYTTFSYASATAGATVTVPIGAWEHCKTLTYKAGAAPSPPPACPALNVASHRCDEVVSFAVTVRNTGGVGGGHVVPVYTAPPAEVGDAPLKQLVAFRRVFVPAGAVVEVPFTLNVCRDFAIVEETAYTVVPAGASAVIVGDDALALSFAVTINLAA